One genomic region from Patescibacteria group bacterium encodes:
- a CDS encoding HU family DNA-binding protein encodes MNKAELINLISEKVNVSKKQAEDMLETLLGTITSALKSGGEVTLTGFGTFSARTRSSRMGVNPQKPSEKIQIPTVIVPKFKAGKALKDALKKPTPSAQA; translated from the coding sequence ATGAATAAAGCTGAATTAATAAATTTAATTTCCGAAAAGGTTAATGTTTCTAAAAAACAGGCTGAAGATATGCTTGAAACTTTGTTGGGGACGATCACCTCCGCGTTAAAATCCGGCGGAGAAGTGACGCTCACGGGGTTCGGGACTTTTTCTGCCAGAACTCGCTCTTCCAGAATGGGCGTTAATCCGCAAAAACCGAGCGAAAAAATCCAAATTCCCACCGTCATCGTCCCGAAGTTCAAAGCCGGCAAAGCCCTAAAAGACGCGCTTAAAAAACCGACTCCATCGGCGCAGGCATAA
- a CDS encoding TIGR00282 family metallophosphoesterase, whose amino-acid sequence MKILFLGDVDGKTGREAVKKTLPELKKEYAPDIVIANGENMAHGLGIAPKSMQELIEAGVDFFTSGNHVWDKKEIYEVLKNPELKDKIIRPANYPPGVEGEGYKIIPVDTKSLLVINLVGRVFFSENFDCPFRALDDILTKTKNKKIDGIIVDFHAEATSEKVALGWYADGRVAAVIGTHTHVQTADEKILPRGTAYLSDAGMTGSVNSIIGASKENVLKIFLTQVKQPIEAAEDETAIINGVLVEINPKNKLAEKILRINKEIKI is encoded by the coding sequence ATGAAAATTCTCTTTTTGGGGGACGTTGACGGGAAAACAGGGAGAGAGGCCGTTAAAAAAACCTTGCCTGAACTAAAAAAAGAATATGCGCCGGATATTGTCATTGCCAATGGCGAAAATATGGCGCACGGCCTGGGTATTGCCCCCAAAAGCATGCAAGAACTTATTGAAGCCGGGGTCGATTTTTTTACTTCCGGCAATCATGTTTGGGATAAAAAAGAAATCTACGAAGTTCTAAAAAATCCGGAGCTTAAAGATAAAATTATTCGCCCCGCCAACTACCCGCCGGGAGTTGAAGGCGAGGGTTACAAAATTATTCCCGTGGATACAAAATCTCTGCTGGTAATCAATCTGGTGGGGCGGGTATTTTTCTCGGAAAACTTTGACTGCCCCTTCCGCGCCTTGGACGATATTTTAACTAAGACAAAAAATAAAAAAATAGATGGGATTATTGTTGATTTTCACGCCGAGGCTACCTCCGAAAAAGTGGCTTTGGGCTGGTATGCGGACGGGCGCGTGGCCGCCGTCATCGGAACGCACACGCATGTCCAGACAGCCGATGAAAAAATTCTCCCGCGGGGCACGGCCTATCTAAGCGACGCGGGCATGACTGGCAGTGTTAATTCAATAATCGGAGCCAGCAAGGAAAATGTGCTGAAAATTTTCTTGACGCAAGTCAAACAGCCGATTGAAGCGGCGGAAGACGAAACGGCCATTATCAATGGTGTTTTGGTGGAAATCAATCCAAAAAATAAACTGGCGGAAAAAATATTACGTATTAATAAAGAAATAAAAATATAA
- the rny gene encoding ribonuclease Y, giving the protein MENLFWFLILLVLALAGFFIGYFIRKVIAKQKVNSAEIKAENLINEAKQKQKEILLESKDKALKIIDDAKREETLRRQELKHLQDRLEKREELFDKKLLDLENKSQRLQDKANEVEKIKQKISEIRDEQIAKLEKIAELSKEEAKNLLLEQTEQRMKDELLARIRKLEEYGSEEVERRTKSLITSTMQRIAASHATETTTTVVNLPSDEMKGRIIGREGRNIKVIEQLTGVEIIVDDTPEAILVSGFNPIRRHLAKRTLDKLITDGRIHPGRIEETVEEAKKELALDIKKAGEAATYEVGVIGLDPKLVQILGRLKYRTSYGQNVLQHSIEVALLSKLLAEELGANVAVALKGGLLHDIGKAVDHEVQGTHTQIGYDIMKKFGLPEEVAYISIAHHEDNPKTLEGIIAKVADAISGARPGARRDTYEQYLQRLGELENVASSFEGIEKVYAIQAGREVRVFVKPEKIDDLAAMKLARDIASKIEDELKYPGEIKVNVIRESRVTEYAR; this is encoded by the coding sequence ATGGAAAATTTATTTTGGTTTTTAATCTTGCTTGTCTTGGCGCTGGCAGGATTTTTTATTGGTTATTTTATCCGCAAGGTCATCGCCAAACAAAAAGTAAATTCCGCGGAAATCAAAGCGGAAAATTTAATCAACGAGGCTAAACAAAAACAAAAAGAAATTCTTTTAGAATCCAAAGATAAAGCCCTGAAAATTATTGACGATGCCAAACGGGAAGAAACTTTGCGCCGGCAGGAATTAAAACACCTCCAGGACCGCCTGGAAAAGAGAGAAGAACTTTTTGACAAAAAATTGCTGGATTTGGAAAATAAAAGTCAGCGTTTGCAGGATAAGGCCAATGAGGTGGAAAAAATCAAACAAAAAATTTCCGAAATCCGCGACGAACAAATCGCCAAATTAGAAAAAATCGCGGAACTTTCCAAGGAAGAAGCAAAAAATTTACTGTTGGAGCAAACGGAACAAAGAATGAAAGACGAGCTTTTGGCCAGAATCCGCAAACTGGAAGAATACGGCTCGGAAGAAGTGGAGAGAAGAACAAAATCTCTTATCACTTCCACTATGCAAAGAATCGCCGCCTCGCATGCCACGGAAACCACCACTACCGTGGTTAACCTGCCTTCCGATGAAATGAAGGGACGAATTATCGGCCGCGAAGGGCGTAATATTAAAGTTATTGAACAGCTCACCGGAGTGGAAATTATCGTGGATGACACTCCGGAAGCGATTCTGGTTTCCGGTTTTAATCCCATCCGCCGGCATTTAGCTAAAAGAACTTTGGATAAATTAATTACCGACGGGCGTATTCATCCGGGAAGAATTGAAGAAACCGTGGAAGAAGCCAAAAAAGAATTGGCGTTGGATATTAAAAAAGCCGGCGAAGCGGCTACTTACGAAGTCGGTGTCATCGGGCTTGACCCCAAATTAGTTCAGATTCTCGGCCGTTTAAAGTATCGCACTAGTTATGGGCAAAATGTTTTGCAACATTCCATTGAAGTCGCCTTGCTTTCCAAATTGCTGGCCGAAGAATTGGGCGCCAATGTCGCCGTGGCTTTGAAAGGCGGGCTGTTGCACGACATCGGTAAAGCCGTGGACCATGAAGTGCAGGGAACCCATACCCAAATCGGTTATGACATCATGAAAAAATTCGGTCTGCCGGAAGAAGTCGCCTATATTTCTATCGCCCACCATGAGGATAACCCCAAAACTCTGGAAGGAATTATCGCCAAGGTGGCAGATGCCATTTCCGGCGCCCGTCCGGGCGCGCGGCGCGATACTTACGAACAATATCTGCAACGTTTGGGAGAATTGGAAAATGTCGCTTCGTCTTTTGAAGGAATTGAAAAGGTTTACGCTATCCAAGCCGGCCGCGAGGTGCGCGTCTTTGTCAAGCCGGAAAAAATAGACGACCTGGCGGCAATGAAGCTGGCCAGAGATATTGCTTCCAAAATAGAAGATGAGCTTAAATACCCGGGAGAAATAAAAGTAAATGTTATTCGCGAATCCCGCGTAACAGAATACGCCAGATAA
- a CDS encoding class II glutamine amidotransferase → MCGIVGVKGHPEGLNLLFLALLGLEHRGQAAKGIAALTRLDPLTIKVLKDHGSAAEALRPEVFVKEGLLNQLVIGHTRWPTQGDNSKRNIQPHFSQTYAGKIALASNGDIVNMDEQRNFLRSRNIKIYSENDAEIIAASIIYQMFIRKQKKDTVEAIFQVMEHIKGSFSAVMMTEFDEKLYAFCDPRGIRPLIMAQINERGNPYFVFTSEDCVIDNFVNYGQDSCVIEKRWLEPGEIVEVDKNKAKSYLYHERMSRQFCIFEFIYFCRPDSCDWRGQSFYSIRENFGRELAREHPVKADIVVPVPESGIPAAIGYAQESKIPFAFGILTERGFGKKRTFIEMDPRGLSKIKYHVIKDVVRGKRVVVVDDSVVRGNASSHIVAELFKNGAKEVHLRIPSPPYRYSCDLGVETRDPDTLIASRADGDIEKIRLYLASNDWGPPTSLGYLSLDGALKVVGLKRDNMCHHCFSGEHPLRPQK, encoded by the coding sequence ATGTGTGGAATAGTAGGCGTTAAAGGCCATCCGGAAGGATTGAATCTTTTATTTTTAGCTCTTCTGGGGCTTGAACACCGTGGCCAAGCGGCAAAAGGCATTGCCGCTCTTACGCGACTAGATCCTTTGACCATTAAAGTGTTAAAGGACCACGGGTCGGCGGCCGAGGCTTTGCGTCCCGAAGTATTCGTTAAAGAGGGTTTGCTTAATCAACTGGTTATCGGCCATACTCGTTGGCCGACGCAAGGCGATAATTCCAAGCGTAATATCCAGCCGCACTTTTCCCAGACCTATGCCGGAAAAATCGCGCTGGCAAGCAATGGTGATATTGTGAATATGGATGAACAGAGGAATTTTTTGAGGTCGCGCAATATTAAAATTTACAGCGAAAACGATGCCGAAATTATCGCCGCGTCCATCATTTATCAGATGTTTATTAGAAAGCAGAAGAAGGATACGGTGGAGGCTATTTTTCAGGTAATGGAACATATTAAGGGTTCATTTTCTGCCGTGATGATGACAGAGTTTGACGAGAAGCTTTACGCTTTCTGCGACCCGCGCGGCATTCGGCCGCTGATTATGGCGCAGATTAATGAGCGCGGCAATCCTTACTTTGTTTTTACTTCCGAGGATTGCGTAATTGATAATTTTGTCAATTACGGCCAGGATTCTTGCGTAATAGAAAAGCGGTGGTTGGAGCCCGGGGAAATAGTTGAGGTTGATAAAAACAAGGCCAAAAGCTATCTCTACCACGAAAGAATGAGTAGGCAATTTTGTATTTTTGAATTTATTTACTTTTGCCGTCCGGACTCTTGCGATTGGCGGGGCCAGTCTTTTTATTCCATTCGTGAAAACTTTGGTCGCGAATTGGCTCGCGAGCATCCGGTTAAGGCTGATATCGTTGTGCCAGTCCCCGAGAGTGGCATACCCGCAGCTATTGGTTATGCGCAAGAGTCAAAAATCCCGTTCGCTTTTGGTATCCTCACCGAGCGGGGGTTTGGTAAGAAAAGAACTTTCATTGAAATGGACCCCCGAGGGTTGAGCAAGATTAAATACCACGTGATTAAAGATGTGGTTCGCGGGAAAAGGGTAGTAGTGGTAGACGATTCGGTGGTTCGCGGTAATGCTTCGTCCCATATCGTCGCGGAGTTATTCAAAAACGGCGCTAAAGAAGTTCATTTACGAATACCCTCCCCGCCCTATCGCTATTCTTGCGATTTAGGAGTAGAAACAAGGGACCCCGATACTTTAATCGCTTCCCGCGCTGATGGCGATATTGAAAAAATTCGTCTTTATCTCGCTTCAAATGATTGGGGCCCGCCGACCTCGCTCGGCTATCTTTCCCTTGATGGAGCCCTTAAAGTTGTCGGTCTCAAACGGGATAATATGTGCCACCACTGTTTCTCCGGCGAGCATCCTTTGCGTCCCCAAAAGTAA
- the truB gene encoding tRNA pseudouridine(55) synthase TruB, with product MNIEFLLINKPKSWTSHDVIAKLRGMTGIQKIGHAGTLDPFATGLLIVGVGREATKEINKFVKLDKEYIATLRLGKISDTYDSEGKITDFNTRDGEQSDTIPPTVDDINKVLKKFLRPQPQIPPMFSAKKVHGKKLYELARQGKKIERQPQQITIYKIELLEYDYPCLKIKIQCSSGTYIRSLAYDIGLALNRGAYLEELQRTEIGKYKLKDAVDIGEITAENWQKYLKEL from the coding sequence ATGAACATCGAATTTCTCCTCATCAACAAACCCAAATCCTGGACTTCGCATGACGTGATAGCTAAATTGCGAGGTATGACCGGTATACAAAAAATCGGCCATGCCGGAACATTAGACCCTTTTGCCACGGGCCTGCTTATTGTCGGCGTGGGACGGGAAGCTACTAAAGAAATAAATAAATTTGTAAAATTGGATAAAGAATATATTGCCACCCTGCGACTCGGAAAAATATCTGATACTTATGACTCGGAAGGAAAAATTACTGATTTCAATACAAGAGACGGCGAGCAAAGTGACACTATCCCGCCTACGGTAGACGACATAAATAAAGTCCTCAAAAAATTCCTCCGCCCGCAACCCCAAATCCCGCCGATGTTTTCCGCCAAAAAAGTCCATGGCAAAAAACTATACGAACTGGCGCGCCAAGGCAAAAAAATAGAACGGCAACCCCAACAAATTACGATTTATAAAATAGAATTATTGGAATACGACTATCCTTGCCTAAAAATCAAAATCCAGTGTTCTTCGGGAACTTACATTCGCTCGCTGGCTTATGACATCGGACTCGCTCTTAATCGCGGCGCGTATCTAGAAGAATTGCAAAGAACTGAAATTGGAAAATATAAATTAAAAGATGCCGTTGACATCGGGGAGATAACGGCCGAGAATTGGCAAAAATATCTTAAAGAATTATAA
- the infB gene encoding translation initiation factor IF-2 yields the protein MNVTELARKLKVTTEDLLNILPQIGFDIGQKAIKVDDRTAERIIREWPMKMRELKKRLDESAVGEEGAEEKEAEIKEVKIPPVIIVKDFAQRLGLPVTQVLMELMKSGILSAQNEKIDFSTATIVAEDLGYQTVPEGSSEEEIKISDKISELLKDEKDLEYRAPVIVVMGHVDHGKTKLLDAIRKTNVMESEAGGITQHIGAYQVQKNGRALTFIDTPGHEAFSAMRSRGAKIADIAILVVAADDGVKPQTREAVDIIKAAKLPLIVAINKIDKEGVNIDKVKSDLAEIGLTPEDWGGKTICAPISAKQNIGIDELLEVLLLVADMEKENIKANPAGKPVGVIVESHIDAGEGPVATLLVKNGVFKAGHFLGVDNFLYGKVRSMKNWKGEQVMKAGPSMPVKILGFKMAPFVGDVVEGRENDKGLERDWKSKRANEEVSVMVGQKKKASAKDLNIILKADVLGSLEAIVASIEKISHPDLSINIVGKGLGNITDSDTMEAEASNAEIIGFHVGANQGVETVAQEKKVAIKYYSIIYKLLEELKAELEGLLEAQIIRHVTGKLRIIALFKSAKDTMIVGGKITEGKIFNGSKFSIWRGNNKVGAGAIKELQSAKMAVNEAVEGEECGINVKTDTAIAVGDILECYTEEKKEQKIN from the coding sequence ATGAATGTCACCGAACTAGCCAGAAAATTAAAAGTGACCACCGAAGATTTGCTCAATATCTTGCCGCAGATTGGTTTTGATATTGGCCAAAAAGCCATTAAGGTTGACGACCGCACAGCCGAACGCATTATCCGCGAATGGCCGATGAAGATGAGAGAATTGAAAAAAAGATTGGATGAGTCAGCTGTGGGAGAAGAAGGTGCAGAGGAAAAAGAAGCAGAAATAAAAGAAGTTAAAATCCCGCCGGTGATTATAGTCAAAGATTTCGCGCAGAGATTGGGCTTGCCAGTCACCCAGGTTTTAATGGAGCTTATGAAAAGCGGAATCCTTTCCGCCCAGAATGAAAAAATAGATTTTTCCACGGCGACTATTGTGGCCGAGGATTTGGGCTACCAAACCGTGCCCGAAGGAAGTTCGGAAGAGGAAATTAAAATCAGCGATAAAATTTCGGAATTATTAAAGGATGAAAAGGATTTAGAATATCGCGCACCGGTGATTGTGGTTATGGGACACGTTGACCATGGTAAGACCAAACTTTTAGACGCTATCAGAAAAACCAATGTTATGGAATCCGAAGCCGGAGGCATCACCCAGCACATTGGCGCTTATCAGGTGCAAAAAAACGGCCGGGCTTTGACTTTTATTGACACCCCGGGCCACGAGGCGTTTTCAGCCATGCGTTCGCGCGGAGCAAAAATCGCCGACATTGCCATTCTGGTGGTGGCCGCTGATGACGGCGTCAAACCGCAAACCCGGGAAGCAGTGGATATAATCAAAGCGGCTAAATTGCCATTGATTGTGGCGATAAATAAAATAGATAAAGAGGGCGTGAATATTGATAAAGTTAAGTCTGATTTGGCAGAAATCGGTTTGACGCCCGAGGATTGGGGCGGCAAAACAATTTGCGCGCCCATTTCCGCCAAGCAGAACATCGGCATTGACGAACTTTTGGAAGTTTTGCTTTTAGTAGCCGATATGGAAAAAGAAAATATCAAAGCTAACCCCGCGGGCAAACCGGTGGGCGTAATCGTGGAATCGCATATTGATGCCGGCGAAGGACCGGTGGCCACTTTACTTGTCAAAAACGGCGTTTTTAAAGCCGGCCACTTTTTGGGCGTTGATAATTTTCTTTATGGCAAAGTCCGTTCCATGAAAAATTGGAAAGGCGAGCAGGTGATGAAGGCCGGTCCGTCCATGCCAGTAAAGATTTTGGGATTTAAAATGGCGCCATTTGTGGGCGATGTAGTGGAAGGCAGAGAGAACGACAAGGGTCTGGAAAGAGATTGGAAAAGCAAAAGGGCTAATGAAGAAGTGAGCGTGATGGTGGGTCAAAAAAAGAAAGCCAGCGCCAAAGACTTGAATATTATTTTAAAAGCTGATGTCTTGGGTTCGTTGGAAGCCATAGTCGCTTCCATAGAAAAAATTTCTCATCCGGATTTGAGCATTAATATCGTGGGCAAGGGACTGGGCAATATCACCGACAGCGATACTATGGAAGCCGAGGCCAGCAATGCCGAAATCATCGGTTTTCACGTTGGCGCCAATCAGGGCGTGGAAACTGTGGCGCAGGAGAAGAAAGTCGCGATAAAATATTATTCTATTATTTATAAGTTGTTGGAGGAACTTAAGGCGGAATTGGAGGGTTTGTTAGAAGCGCAGATTATTCGCCACGTTACGGGCAAATTAAGGATTATCGCGTTATTTAAGAGCGCTAAGGATACTATGATTGTCGGAGGGAAAATCACGGAAGGTAAAATTTTTAATGGTTCCAAATTTAGTATCTGGCGAGGGAATAATAAAGTCGGAGCAGGAGCTATAAAAGAATTGCAGTCAGCCAAGATGGCGGTTAATGAGGCGGTGGAAGGGGAAGAGTGCGGTATAAATGTAAAAACCGATACGGCCATTGCAGTCGGTGATATTTTGGAATGTTATACGGAAGAAAAGAAAGAACAAAAAATAAATTAA
- the trxA gene encoding thioredoxin, which yields MSKVDLNSQNFKKEVLDSKEVVLVDFWASWCGPCQMLGPILDDLAHELDGQGIKIAKANIEENEDLASQYQVMNVPTMFIFKGGKIIDQLVGFIPKEELKKKLISYLK from the coding sequence ATGTCCAAAGTAGATTTAAATTCACAAAATTTTAAAAAAGAAGTGCTGGATTCCAAAGAAGTGGTGTTAGTTGATTTTTGGGCGTCGTGGTGCGGGCCTTGCCAGATGCTTGGTCCGATTTTAGATGACCTCGCCCACGAGCTTGATGGTCAGGGGATAAAAATCGCCAAGGCCAACATTGAGGAAAACGAGGATTTAGCCAGCCAGTATCAGGTGATGAATGTGCCAACCATGTTTATTTTTAAGGGCGGAAAAATTATTGATCAGCTCGTCGGTTTCATTCCCAAGGAAGAATTAAAAAAGAAGCTCATTTCTTATTTAAAATAA
- the trxB gene encoding thioredoxin-disulfide reductase: MVYDTIIIGSGPAGYTAAIYASRGSLKTLLVDGLQIGGQLIMTTTIENFPGWPEGVLGIELMNKMRQQAERFGTEIKSGEVKEIDFKARPFKVKTGDSEFEGKTIIIATGASARWLGLPEEKRLRNGGVSACATCDGFFTKGKEVAVIGGGDTAMEEANFLTRFADKVTVIHRREELRASKIMVDRAKSNPKIEFLPNYEVIEILGDKKVEGLRLKNTKTGELKEFKCAAVFLAIGHQPNVGFLNGKIELDERGYIKTESNSTQTNIPGVFAAGDVADSRYRQAIIAAGRGCMAAKEAGWYLEDGENKK; encoded by the coding sequence ATGGTTTACGATACGATAATTATCGGTTCCGGTCCGGCGGGATACACGGCGGCAATTTATGCTTCCCGCGGCAGTTTAAAAACTTTGTTAGTTGACGGGTTGCAGATTGGTGGTCAGCTTATTATGACCACTACCATAGAAAATTTTCCCGGGTGGCCGGAAGGAGTTTTGGGAATAGAATTGATGAATAAAATGCGCCAGCAAGCCGAACGATTCGGTACGGAAATAAAATCCGGCGAAGTTAAGGAAATTGATTTTAAAGCCCGACCATTCAAGGTAAAAACCGGCGATTCCGAGTTTGAAGGAAAAACAATCATTATTGCCACCGGCGCTTCGGCGCGCTGGCTGGGTTTGCCTGAAGAGAAAAGATTGCGCAATGGCGGAGTTTCCGCTTGCGCCACCTGCGACGGATTTTTTACCAAGGGCAAAGAAGTGGCGGTTATCGGCGGAGGAGATACGGCTATGGAAGAAGCGAATTTTTTGACTCGTTTTGCCGATAAGGTGACGGTTATTCATCGTCGCGAGGAATTACGCGCTTCTAAAATCATGGTGGACCGCGCCAAGAGCAATCCCAAGATTGAATTTTTACCAAATTATGAGGTGATAGAAATTTTAGGCGATAAAAAAGTGGAAGGCCTGCGTCTTAAAAATACTAAAACAGGGGAGTTAAAAGAATTTAAATGCGCAGCGGTATTTTTGGCCATTGGCCATCAGCCCAATGTCGGATTCTTGAATGGCAAGATAGAATTGGATGAGAGAGGATATATCAAAACCGAATCTAACTCCACCCAAACCAATATCCCGGGAGTATTTGCCGCCGGCGATGTGGCTGATTCGCGCTATCGTCAGGCGATTATTGCCGCCGGCCGTGGTTGTATGGCGGCTAAAGAAGCGGGGTGGTATTTAGAGGACGGAGAAAATAAAAAATAA
- a CDS encoding NAD-dependent epimerase/dehydratase family protein, with the protein MKNIIVTGATGQIGSELVIELRKRYGEQNVVAVGHSRPIAGELAVGPFEIVDVTNKIALDELVKKYQPDAVFHLVGILSAAGEKNPELAWNVNMGGLKNVLDIARDRGIKKVFWPSSIAAFGPTTPRDNTPQHTVLEPTTMYGVTKVAGELLCQYYWKKYGLDVRSLRYPGLISYKTPPGGGTTDYAVAIYFEAVKNKKYDCFVGPDTVLPMMYMPDAVRATIELMEAPAENIKIRTSYNLTALSFSAEELAQMVANHVPGFTCVYHPDDRQKIADSWPRSIDDSSARADWKWNHTFDLEKMTKDMLNNIK; encoded by the coding sequence ATGAAAAATATTATAGTTACTGGCGCCACCGGACAAATTGGTTCAGAGTTGGTAATAGAGCTGAGAAAGAGGTATGGAGAACAAAACGTTGTGGCCGTTGGCCATTCTCGGCCGATAGCCGGAGAATTGGCGGTCGGTCCTTTTGAAATCGTTGATGTCACTAATAAAATTGCGCTGGATGAATTGGTGAAAAAGTACCAACCAGATGCCGTTTTTCATTTGGTGGGGATTTTATCTGCCGCGGGAGAAAAAAATCCGGAGTTGGCTTGGAATGTTAACATGGGCGGTTTGAAAAATGTTCTGGATATCGCTCGTGATCGCGGTATAAAAAAAGTTTTCTGGCCGAGTTCAATCGCCGCGTTTGGACCAACCACGCCCCGTGATAATACCCCGCAGCATACCGTTCTTGAACCAACCACCATGTACGGAGTTACCAAGGTCGCGGGCGAACTCTTGTGTCAATATTATTGGAAAAAATACGGACTTGATGTTAGAAGTTTGCGTTATCCGGGCTTAATTAGTTATAAAACACCCCCGGGAGGCGGCACCACGGATTATGCGGTAGCGATTTATTTTGAAGCGGTAAAAAACAAAAAATATGACTGTTTTGTCGGACCGGATACGGTTTTACCCATGATGTATATGCCCGACGCTGTTCGAGCCACCATCGAACTAATGGAGGCCCCAGCGGAAAATATCAAAATTAGAACTAGCTACAATCTAACTGCTTTGAGTTTCTCCGCCGAAGAACTAGCTCAAATGGTCGCCAATCACGTCCCCGGATTTACTTGTGTTTATCATCCCGATGACCGGCAAAAAATCGCTGATTCCTGGCCTCGGTCGATAGATGATAGCTCAGCCAGAGCAGACTGGAAATGGAATCATACTTTCGATTTGGAAAAAATGACAAAGGACATGCTGAATAATATTAAATAG